One stretch of Desulfobaccales bacterium DNA includes these proteins:
- a CDS encoding response regulator, with amino-acid sequence MNNAIRVLVVDDEARFRTTLAKMLRSRGLVVEAVGSGEECLTELDDRPYDVVLLDIRMPGLGGLETLRLLKERHPEVEVVMLSGHANLDTAIELLKLGAYDYLVKPCPLEEVLLKIENAFEKKQELERIKAQAARRGETGD; translated from the coding sequence ATGAATAACGCAATCCGGGTCCTGGTGGTGGATGATGAGGCCCGCTTCCGCACCACGTTGGCCAAGATGCTGCGCTCCCGGGGGTTGGTGGTGGAGGCGGTGGGAAGCGGCGAGGAATGCCTGACGGAACTGGATGACCGCCCTTATGATGTGGTGCTCCTGGACATTCGCATGCCCGGCCTGGGCGGTCTCGAGACCCTGCGCCTCCTGAAGGAGCGGCATCCGGAGGTGGAGGTGGTGATGCTCAGCGGCCACGCCAATCTGGATACCGCCATTGAGCTTTTGAAACTGGGGGCTTACGACTATCTGGTGAAGCCCTGCCCCCTGGAAGAGGTCCTGCTGAAGATTGAGAACGCCTTTGAAAAGAAGCAGGAACTGGAGCGCATCAAGGCCCAGGCCGCCCGCCGGGGGGAGACCGGGGACTGA
- a CDS encoding universal stress protein: MKVLVPVDGSQASLDAARRAAEMAEKEGAQVTLMTVAYFVQDILAEMPPNIQDKLEREGQRILEQAKEVFTGKNLPVETVLEVGTVPANNIIRKAREGNFDRIIMGATGKTGLDQTLLGSTAAKVVAQAPCEVVVVR; the protein is encoded by the coding sequence ATGAAGGTCTTGGTTCCCGTGGACGGCTCGCAGGCGTCCCTGGATGCCGCCCGCCGGGCGGCGGAAATGGCGGAGAAGGAAGGCGCCCAGGTGACCCTGATGACCGTGGCTTATTTCGTCCAGGACATCCTCGCCGAGATGCCTCCCAACATCCAGGACAAGCTGGAGCGGGAGGGCCAAAGGATCCTGGAGCAGGCCAAGGAGGTCTTCACCGGCAAAAACCTTCCGGTGGAGACGGTGCTGGAGGTGGGCACCGTACCGGCCAACAACATCATCCGCAAAGCCCGGGAGGGCAATTTCGACCGCATCATCATGGGGGCCACCGGCAAGACCGGGCTGGACCAGACCCTGCTGGGCAGCACCGCCGCCAAGGTGGTGGCCCAGGCCCCCTGTGAAGTGGTGGTGGTGCGGTGA
- a CDS encoding DUF4881 domain-containing protein, translating to MRKRTYWWLLPALLLILVCGCELGQVDQGRVIAFDPQKGIVTLIQDKRAEPGNPDYNTLPPHTYKIPDDPAEMGPVPVAGKRLKLDVQAKEIVIFDDATQNFKTIPFTIIDMRTGIGRDHPLVKGKTFPIIDREKKTITEYSSRQRLLITFTVADEYFNLPPETWEAGDEVRIYYKEPGKALRLMNITRTDIYKK from the coding sequence ATGAGGAAACGCACGTACTGGTGGCTTCTGCCCGCCCTCCTTCTCATCCTGGTCTGCGGCTGTGAGCTGGGCCAGGTGGACCAGGGCCGGGTTATCGCCTTCGACCCGCAAAAAGGGATCGTCACGCTCATTCAGGACAAGAGGGCAGAGCCGGGCAACCCGGACTACAACACTCTGCCGCCCCACACCTACAAGATCCCTGATGATCCGGCGGAAATGGGGCCGGTGCCGGTGGCCGGCAAACGACTCAAACTGGATGTCCAGGCCAAGGAGATCGTGATCTTTGACGACGCCACCCAAAACTTCAAGACCATCCCCTTCACCATCATTGACATGCGGACGGGGATCGGCCGGGATCATCCCCTGGTGAAGGGCAAGACCTTCCCCATCATCGACCGGGAGAAGAAGACCATCACCGAATACTCCTCCAGGCAACGGTTGCTCATCACCTTCACGGTGGCGGATGAATATTTCAATCTGCCCCCGGAGACCTGGGAGGCCGGAGACGAGGTGCGCATCTACTACAAGGAGCCGGGCAAGGCTCTGAGGCTGATGAACATCACCCGCACCGACATCTACAAGAAGTAA
- a CDS encoding DVU0150 family protein, with the protein MQRLRRILAGAALWVGLLPGLAWAAGEKAAPLVIVADTRKLSGWAAYWANLYNESHFYFTLATVIIIPVIGLIFGVLADLIMGHIGIDLKSRELAEH; encoded by the coding sequence ATGCAGCGTCTGAGAAGGATTCTGGCCGGGGCGGCCCTGTGGGTGGGGCTGCTGCCGGGCTTGGCGTGGGCCGCGGGCGAAAAGGCCGCGCCCCTGGTGATTGTGGCCGACACCCGCAAACTCTCGGGCTGGGCCGCGTATTGGGCCAACCTATACAATGAAAGCCACTTCTACTTCACCTTGGCCACCGTCATCATCATCCCGGTTATCGGGCTGATCTTCGGAGTGCTGGCCGACCTCATCATGGGCCACATCGGCATTGACCTGAAATCCCGGGAGCTGGCGGAGCATTGA
- a CDS encoding ATP-binding protein, with amino-acid sequence MSPSRSPGAERWWLPWLAPTLTLLAGLLCWWGGYWLCGVAAVGLSALGFYGVHTLSVRLTQAENSRQLMDERLLTTQKLAAIGELAAGISHEINNPLAIIRQEAEWLEELLKGARFQDQAQLLEFRESLKEIVLAVERAREVTGKVLELARERQPVIQKLDLNRLLEDMARLVEHEARKKNIVIERRLAPDLPPLESDGPLLRQAVLNLLTNAYQAIEGGGTITITSSWAGPDHVKIAIRDTGVGIPPEMLDKIFLPFYTTKPPGTGTGLGLAITQTIIHRLGGTISVASQPKHGTTFTIVLPLSWEPQEQKA; translated from the coding sequence ATGTCGCCCAGCCGTTCCCCCGGGGCCGAGCGCTGGTGGCTGCCGTGGCTGGCGCCCACCCTGACCCTTTTGGCCGGGCTGCTCTGCTGGTGGGGGGGATATTGGCTCTGCGGGGTGGCCGCCGTGGGGCTCAGCGCCCTGGGATTCTATGGGGTCCACACCCTCAGCGTCCGGCTCACTCAGGCGGAAAATTCCCGCCAGCTCATGGACGAGCGCCTGCTCACCACCCAGAAGCTGGCGGCCATCGGGGAGCTGGCGGCGGGGATTTCCCATGAAATCAACAACCCCCTGGCCATCATCCGGCAGGAGGCGGAATGGCTGGAAGAACTCCTGAAAGGCGCCCGCTTCCAGGACCAGGCCCAGCTGCTGGAATTCCGGGAATCCCTTAAAGAAATTGTCCTGGCAGTGGAGCGGGCCCGGGAGGTCACCGGCAAGGTCCTGGAGCTGGCCCGGGAACGCCAGCCGGTCATCCAGAAGCTGGACCTCAACCGCCTCCTGGAGGATATGGCCCGGTTGGTGGAGCACGAAGCCAGAAAGAAAAATATCGTCATCGAGCGGCGGTTGGCGCCGGACCTGCCGCCCTTGGAGTCGGACGGGCCGCTCTTGCGCCAGGCGGTGCTCAACCTCCTCACCAATGCCTATCAGGCCATTGAGGGGGGCGGCACCATCACCATCACCAGCAGTTGGGCCGGCCCGGACCATGTGAAGATCGCCATCCGGGACACCGGCGTGGGCATTCCCCCGGAGATGCTGGACAAGATCTTTCTGCCTTTTTACACCACCAAACCGCCGGGCACCGGCACCGGCCTGGGCCTGGCCATCACCCAGACCATCATCCACCGGCTGGGAGGCACCATCAGCGTGGCCAGCCAGCCGAAACACGGCACCACCTTTACCATCGTGCTCCCCTTGAGCTGGGAGCCGCAGGAACAGAAGGCATGA
- a CDS encoding sulfite exporter TauE/SafE family protein — MDFFYVLMPIAGVKIFWPGLIILGLGVGIIGGFFGMGGAWMVTPGLNILGFPMAFAIGTDIAHMAGKSLISTMRHGKFGNVDYKLGIVMLVGTVIGFEVGAQMVMWLERIGQVEKYVRYLYLILLALIAWMVFADVAKRKRKEREAAAKGVTVDKLATGIEWHKAIHRIKIPPMVHFKEAQIYISFWMPVLVSFATGWLAGILGIGGGLIRMPALIYFIGCPTHVAVGTDLFEVMISGLYGTATYTYKGRTELVAAIIMLIGASVGAQIGTVATKYIKGYGIRIAFGLAVVGCGISILLKLMAKWFPNQAALYDNAATVLILGLVAAMSLYIFVRMVQGARQEIAMKKAAGK, encoded by the coding sequence ATGGATTTCTTTTATGTTCTCATGCCCATTGCAGGGGTGAAGATCTTCTGGCCGGGGCTCATCATCCTGGGTCTCGGCGTGGGGATCATCGGCGGCTTCTTCGGCATGGGGGGCGCCTGGATGGTGACCCCGGGCCTTAACATCCTGGGCTTCCCCATGGCCTTCGCCATCGGCACCGACATCGCCCACATGGCGGGCAAATCCCTCATCTCCACCATGCGCCATGGCAAGTTCGGCAATGTGGATTACAAGCTGGGCATCGTCATGCTGGTGGGCACCGTGATCGGTTTTGAGGTGGGCGCCCAGATGGTCATGTGGCTGGAGCGCATCGGCCAGGTGGAGAAATATGTGCGCTATCTCTATCTCATCCTTCTGGCCCTCATCGCCTGGATGGTCTTTGCCGATGTGGCCAAGCGGAAGCGCAAGGAGCGGGAGGCGGCGGCCAAAGGCGTGACGGTGGACAAACTGGCCACCGGCATTGAGTGGCACAAGGCCATTCATCGCATCAAGATCCCGCCCATGGTGCATTTCAAAGAGGCCCAGATCTACATCTCCTTCTGGATGCCGGTCCTGGTGAGCTTCGCCACCGGCTGGCTGGCGGGGATTCTGGGCATCGGCGGCGGTCTCATCCGCATGCCCGCCCTCATCTACTTCATCGGCTGCCCCACCCACGTGGCGGTGGGCACCGACCTCTTTGAGGTGATGATCTCCGGCCTGTATGGCACCGCCACCTATACCTACAAGGGGCGCACGGAGCTGGTGGCCGCCATCATCATGCTCATCGGCGCCTCGGTGGGGGCCCAGATCGGCACCGTGGCCACCAAGTACATCAAAGGCTACGGCATCCGCATTGCCTTCGGCCTGGCGGTGGTGGGCTGCGGCATCTCCATCCTGTTGAAGCTCATGGCCAAGTGGTTCCCGAACCAGGCCGCCCTGTATGACAATGCCGCCACGGTGCTTATCCTCGGCCTGGTGGCAGCCATGTCTCTCTACATCTTTGTGCGCATGGTTCAGGGAGCCCGGCAGGAAATCGCCATGAAAAAGGCGGCCGGGAAGTGA
- a CDS encoding PEP/pyruvate-binding domain-containing protein translates to MVETLNLFRNIYRWWKARRQPVRDVSEVFRFKYTCFRDLLDSNSQILAIISDLEEKLKGHQVFGMSYIRSRASRAAFHAFRMIKSLDVLSGHKYPMLYPILDRIHEAIKAELGPSREEEAPAYTLPLAAVTRDQVDWVGGKSANLGEVKNRVGLPVPPGFAITTRAFHRFLEHQDLWDEINKRKMEIDPQDPESIEEACRSIRELLLTAPLPADLTGALEEAYRELAREVGGQPRVSLRSSALGEDSELSFAGQYLTCLNEPPERLAAAWREVVASLFTPRAVTYRLYQGIRDEDAAMAVCCLAMVPARASGVMYSRHPFDPLQDRVVIVGVWGLGPYAVDGTLSPDTFVVAKEPELPVVKQEIAVKPVALAAAPEGGLKEEAVPPERQAAPCLTEEQVRTLASWAIRLEEHYQGPQDVEWALDEQGRLFILQTRPLKVQARVGAAAESPPIPGATVLLEGGQIACPGVGVGPVVRVETDEDLLHFPEGGVLVARQSSPKFVVVMARAQAVITDHGSVAGHMAVVAREFGVPSLLDTKTATRDLPPGQEVTVDALTGRVYLGRVPELLALREERRPHMQDTPIYQVLRRVADLIVPLNLLDPRAETFAPAHCRTLHDIARLVHEYSYREMFQISDLAAERGTGALKLEAPLPLDLYLIDLGGGLRRRETASNRVTPEEVISVPFAALLRGMLDPRLKALEPRPVEFSGLLSVMREQWLSAPPLDDRFGEKSYAIISDKYMNFSSRVGYHFSVLDAYCGATLNKNYITFAFKGGAADEERRQRRIRAIARILRALHFTVEVTGDRLDARLAKYDCSVIQEKLEELGRLLIYTRQMDMLMASEASVELVASNFLAGNYSLEPELFRPPTEAPTGPET, encoded by the coding sequence ATGGTGGAGACTCTCAATCTCTTCCGCAACATTTACCGCTGGTGGAAGGCCCGGCGCCAGCCGGTCCGGGATGTCTCCGAGGTCTTTCGCTTCAAATACACCTGCTTTCGGGACCTGCTGGACTCCAACTCCCAGATATTGGCCATCATCTCCGACCTGGAGGAAAAGCTGAAAGGGCACCAGGTCTTTGGCATGTCCTACATCCGCTCCCGGGCCAGCCGGGCGGCCTTCCACGCCTTTCGGATGATCAAGAGCCTGGACGTCCTCTCCGGCCACAAGTATCCCATGCTCTATCCCATCCTGGACCGGATCCACGAAGCCATCAAGGCGGAGCTGGGGCCCAGCCGGGAAGAGGAGGCCCCGGCCTACACCCTGCCTTTGGCCGCCGTCACCCGGGACCAGGTGGATTGGGTGGGGGGGAAAAGCGCCAACCTGGGGGAGGTGAAAAACCGGGTGGGTCTGCCGGTGCCCCCCGGGTTTGCCATCACCACCCGGGCCTTTCACCGTTTCCTCGAGCACCAGGACCTGTGGGATGAGATCAACAAGCGCAAAATGGAGATTGACCCCCAGGACCCCGAAAGCATCGAAGAGGCCTGCCGCTCCATCCGGGAGCTCCTCCTGACGGCGCCGCTCCCGGCCGACCTCACCGGCGCCCTGGAGGAGGCCTACCGGGAACTGGCCCGGGAGGTGGGCGGGCAGCCCCGGGTCTCCCTGCGCTCCAGCGCCCTGGGGGAGGACAGCGAGCTCTCCTTTGCCGGCCAATACCTCACCTGCTTAAATGAGCCTCCGGAGCGCCTGGCGGCGGCCTGGCGGGAGGTGGTGGCCAGCCTCTTCACTCCTCGGGCCGTCACATATCGGCTCTATCAGGGTATCCGGGACGAGGACGCGGCCATGGCGGTGTGCTGCCTGGCCATGGTGCCGGCTCGGGCCAGCGGCGTCATGTACTCCCGGCACCCCTTTGACCCCCTCCAGGACCGGGTGGTGATTGTGGGGGTCTGGGGTCTGGGGCCCTATGCCGTGGACGGCACCCTGTCCCCCGACACCTTTGTGGTGGCCAAAGAGCCGGAGCTGCCGGTGGTCAAGCAGGAGATCGCGGTGAAACCGGTGGCTTTGGCGGCTGCGCCCGAGGGCGGGCTTAAGGAGGAGGCGGTGCCGCCGGAGCGCCAGGCCGCCCCCTGCCTCACCGAGGAGCAGGTCCGCACCCTGGCCTCCTGGGCCATCCGCCTGGAGGAGCACTACCAGGGGCCCCAGGATGTTGAGTGGGCCCTGGATGAGCAAGGGCGCCTCTTTATCCTGCAAACCCGGCCCCTGAAGGTGCAGGCCCGGGTGGGGGCGGCGGCGGAGAGCCCGCCCATCCCAGGGGCCACGGTGCTCCTGGAGGGCGGCCAGATCGCCTGCCCTGGAGTGGGGGTGGGGCCGGTGGTCCGGGTGGAGACGGACGAGGACCTCCTGCACTTCCCCGAGGGCGGGGTGCTGGTGGCCCGGCAGTCCTCCCCCAAGTTTGTGGTGGTCATGGCCAGGGCCCAGGCGGTGATCACCGACCACGGCAGTGTGGCCGGCCATATGGCGGTGGTGGCCCGGGAATTCGGGGTCCCCAGTCTCCTGGACACCAAGACCGCGACCCGGGACCTGCCGCCGGGCCAGGAGGTCACCGTGGATGCCCTCACCGGCCGGGTCTACCTAGGCCGGGTGCCGGAGCTTCTCGCCCTTAGGGAGGAACGCCGCCCCCACATGCAGGACACCCCCATCTACCAGGTGCTGCGCCGGGTGGCGGACTTGATCGTGCCCCTGAACCTGTTGGATCCCCGGGCCGAGACCTTTGCCCCGGCCCACTGTCGCACCCTGCACGATATAGCCCGGCTGGTGCATGAATACTCCTATCGGGAGATGTTCCAGATCAGCGATCTGGCGGCGGAACGGGGCACCGGCGCCCTGAAGCTGGAGGCGCCTCTGCCCTTGGACCTGTATCTCATCGACCTGGGAGGGGGATTGCGCCGGCGGGAAACCGCCAGCAATCGGGTGACCCCCGAGGAGGTGATCTCCGTGCCCTTCGCCGCCCTCCTCCGGGGCATGCTGGATCCCCGCCTCAAGGCCCTGGAGCCCCGTCCGGTGGAGTTCTCCGGGCTCCTGTCGGTGATGCGGGAGCAGTGGCTGTCGGCGCCGCCCCTGGACGACCGCTTCGGCGAAAAGTCCTACGCCATCATTTCCGACAAGTATATGAATTTCAGCTCCCGGGTGGGGTATCACTTCAGCGTCCTGGACGCCTACTGCGGGGCCACCCTCAACAAGAACTACATCACCTTCGCTTTTAAAGGGGGGGCGGCGGACGAGGAACGCCGGCAGCGCCGCATCCGGGCCATCGCCCGCATCCTCAGGGCCCTGCATTTCACCGTGGAGGTGACGGGAGACCGCCTGGACGCCCGCCTGGCCAAGTATGACTGCAGCGTAATTCAGGAAAAGCTGGAGGAGCTGGGCCGCCTGCTCATCTACACCCGGCAGATGGACATGCTCATGGCCAGCGAGGCGAGCGTGGAGCTGGTGGCGAGCAATTTTCTGGCAGGCAATTACTCTCTGGAGCCGGAGCTTTTCCGGCCTCCGACGGAAGCCCCCACCGGCCCGGAGACCTGA